A window of Mangifera indica cultivar Alphonso chromosome 11, CATAS_Mindica_2.1, whole genome shotgun sequence contains these coding sequences:
- the LOC123229633 gene encoding uncharacterized protein LOC123229633, with translation METSSPRKAKKINGFFSGSRNKDNPYSKRGLDKFSALLTDLEAKKQQIYSQRGSEDISLVRFVYKDTNDCVPIVIKVKKEKTKSVDDIKETPVQHEAETLDKFVVDQPKDEGKLSRSVSDDKIITKKKKNISWNDIKLKDWRRPSYYLPAAIILILLFLVFFGRSFTILCTSIGWYIVPALQGENSTNEISQERKKKIKTICNQSHSGTVKDQSRGLRGNRKSW, from the coding sequence ATGGAGACTTCGTCGCCGaggaaagcaaaaaaaattaatggctTTTTCAGCGGAAGCCGTAACAAGGATAACCCATATTCGAAGCGTGGGTTAGACAAGTTCTCTGCACTTCTAACTGATCTTGAAGCGAAAAAGCAACAGATTTATTCACAAAGGGGCTCAGAAGATATATCTTTAGTTCGTTTCGTCTATAAAGATACAAATGACTGTGTTCCAATCGTGATAAAggtaaagaaagagaaaaccaAGAGTGTTGATGATATCAAAGAGACGCCTGTACAGCATGAAGCAGAAACCTTAGATAAGTTTGTAGTAGATCAACCAAAAGATGAAGGCAAGCTATCAAGATCTGTGTCAGATGATAAGATTATtactaagaagaagaagaatatttcATGGAATGATATAAAGTTGAAAGATTGGAGGCGACCCTCTTATTACTTGCCGGCAGCTATCatcttgattttgttgtttttagtattttttgGGCGATCATTTACAATTCTCTGCACCTCCATTGGATGGTACATAGTGCCTGCATTACAGGGAGAGAACTCGACAAATGAAATAAGccaagaaaggaagaagaagatcaaGACAATTTGTAATCAATCTCACTCTGGAACTGTGAAAGATCAATCACGAGGGCTACGTGGTAATCGAAAAAGCTGGTGA
- the LOC123228612 gene encoding LIM domain-containing protein WLIM1-like isoform X2, whose protein sequence is MASSFAGTTQKCMACDKTVYLVDKLTADNRVYHKACFRCHHCKGTLKLGNYNSFEGVLYCRPHFDQLFKRTGSLEKSFEGTPKIVRQEKPVDGEKPNAAKVSSMFAGTREKCFGCKNTVYPTEKVTVNGTPYHKSCFKCTHGGCVISPSNYIAHEGRLYCKHHHIQLIKEKGNLSQLEGEHEKDSMNGKEAAAKS, encoded by the exons ATGGCATCATCATTTGCAGGAACAACCCAAAAATGCATGGCTTGTGACAAGACTGTGTATTTGGTTGACAAATTAACTGCCGACAATCGTGTCTACCACAAAGCTTGCTTCAGATGCCATCACTGCAAAGGAACCCTCAAG CTTGGCAACTACAATTCCTTTGAGGGTGTCCTTTATTGCAGGCCACACTTTGATCAACTTTTCAAGAGAACAGGCAGTCTCGAGAAGAGCTTTGAAG GGACACCAAAGATTGTTAGACAAGAGAAACCTGTTGATGGCGAG AAACCCAATGCAGCTAAAGTCTCAAGTATGTTTGCTGGAACCAGGGAGAAATGTTTCGGCTGTAAGAATACTGTTTATCCAACTGAGAAG GTTACTGTCAATGGAACTCCTTATCACAAGAGTTGTTTCAAATGCACCCATGGAGGTTGTGTAATTAGCCCGTCCAACTACATTGCTCATGAAGGCCGGCTGTATTGCAAACACCATCACATTCAGCTCATCAAGGAAAAAGGTAATCTAAGCCAGCTTGAGGGTGAGCATGAAAAGGATTCCATGAATGGAAAAGAAGCTGCTGCAAAATCATAA
- the LOC123228612 gene encoding LIM domain-containing protein WLIM1-like isoform X1 has translation MASSFAGTTQKCMACDKTVYLVDKLTADNRVYHKACFRCHHCKGTLKLGNYNSFEGVLYCRPHFDQLFKRTGSLEKSFEGTPKIVRQEKPVDGEVIHLDYICFLLIIQVFPTQMIMRCFVQKPNAAKVSSMFAGTREKCFGCKNTVYPTEKVTVNGTPYHKSCFKCTHGGCVISPSNYIAHEGRLYCKHHHIQLIKEKGNLSQLEGEHEKDSMNGKEAAAKS, from the exons ATGGCATCATCATTTGCAGGAACAACCCAAAAATGCATGGCTTGTGACAAGACTGTGTATTTGGTTGACAAATTAACTGCCGACAATCGTGTCTACCACAAAGCTTGCTTCAGATGCCATCACTGCAAAGGAACCCTCAAG CTTGGCAACTACAATTCCTTTGAGGGTGTCCTTTATTGCAGGCCACACTTTGATCAACTTTTCAAGAGAACAGGCAGTCTCGAGAAGAGCTTTGAAG GGACACCAAAGATTGTTAGACAAGAGAAACCTGTTGATGGCGAGGTAATTCACTTGGATTATATATGCTTTTTATTAATCATACAAGTATTTCCAACACAAATGATTATGAGATGCTTTGTACAGAAACCCAATGCAGCTAAAGTCTCAAGTATGTTTGCTGGAACCAGGGAGAAATGTTTCGGCTGTAAGAATACTGTTTATCCAACTGAGAAG GTTACTGTCAATGGAACTCCTTATCACAAGAGTTGTTTCAAATGCACCCATGGAGGTTGTGTAATTAGCCCGTCCAACTACATTGCTCATGAAGGCCGGCTGTATTGCAAACACCATCACATTCAGCTCATCAAGGAAAAAGGTAATCTAAGCCAGCTTGAGGGTGAGCATGAAAAGGATTCCATGAATGGAAAAGAAGCTGCTGCAAAATCATAA